Within the Dermacentor silvarum isolate Dsil-2018 chromosome 8, BIME_Dsil_1.4, whole genome shotgun sequence genome, the region gacgccaACGCCAgcaatccgctttgagtgtccatataattgctatcacaataaaaaccaaacatcgtgctcggcatcagttgacgttcttcgagatgcgtctgtagcctgtctaagatcaCGCGTTTGATCAGTTTACCGAGGCAATACTtcagcgaaatgggtcttaggttctccaggcagggaaTTTTTCCCGGCTTTCGTATCAGCGTAATGTCGGCATGCTTGAATTTCGGGTAAGGTCCCAGTGTACGTTGAAGAATTCCAGTATTACCTGCATGGTTacatcgtccaggttacgtagcaacttgttggtgattccgtccttgcccggggtggtgtttcgagtgagtcttgcgatcgcttgtgtcagctcggaacgcgtcATGTCCTGGTCGAGCTCACTGTTTTTCAGTAaggcgtagtcagccgctggctgTGCACCGAGTATCGAGCGACCGGCCAATGTATGTACATTGTAGGGCATAAAATAAAAACTAAAGAGCATCTCACCaggccccattgcaaattttggctatacgctggaagttgtaaTACACCATCTGAGAAGCGTTCTACCGATATATATATTAATCGGTTCATTATTGGAGGAGAGAGAACCAATTGACTGTCCGGCTACTCTGCTGTCTTGAGGAGAGCGTCACTGCTATGGTGTTTCGATGCCAAACACCAACAAAGccagcccctagagtctgtaaaggagtacgtttatttaggtcaattactcactggggaccccgatcatgataaaaaaaaattacagaagaataacattggGTTGGGGTACATACGGCAgacactaccaaatcctgactggtagcttaccactctcgttgaaaagtgtacaatcattgcattctactggtgccaacgtatggggcagaaacttggagtttaacaaagaagctcgataacaaattaaggaccacacaaagagcgatggaacgaaaaatgttaggcctaacgttaagagacaggaagagagcggcgtgaatcagagagaaaacggggatagccgttatTATATAGCTGACATTAaaaggggaaaatggagctgggcaggccatgtaatgcgtaagatggataaccggtggaccattagtgttacagaatgaataccaagagacgggaagcgcaaTCCAGGATGACAGAAAAgtagttggggtgatgaagttaggaaatttccaggcacacgttggaatcggctagcgcaagacaggggtaattggagatcgcagggagaggccttcgtcctgcagtggacataaatataggctgatgatatatataacTCCTGAACAACAGTTTGACagtttgcaatgtggtgaacgtggtttacATTATGCATATATGACACAGGTGCTAAGAACGATGCCGTTGTCCGGATTAGCACGCGCACCAAACCACAagcaaacacacatacacacacacacattcacgcATGGTATAATTATGACGCATGTTTCTGAGAAACACAGCCTTTTCAGCTCATGTGACAGTGACATGCAGTAGACCGTGTCACCTGTTAGAAAGTCACGTAAAGAGCAGACAAAACGTGCTTACTTGTCTTTGCACGCTTTGCGCTCTTTTGCATGCAGGCTATGCGTGTGTTGAGGCACAAAACAAAAAGGAATCTCTCCTTTGCTTACGCAAGTTCTCCTCTTTTGTAAGCCGATTCGATTTTACTGCGTGACAGTCCACCTCCTCGTTCTCCTAGTCTAGGTAAGAACGCCACAGGCAACACGAGACGTTGCTTGAAAGTGAGCGCAATTTACACTGTACACGCCAGTGCAAGCTGAACCAAGATGAAGCTGGAAAACGGCGTATAGCCGTGTTAAGTTTCTCTAAAATCTGCACGTACGAGAAACTTTACGCATGTGATTTTCTGCTATTTCTGTTTCTTGGCTTCTCTCCTGTCTTGGTATTTTtcaatttagcttttttttttaaaggtccCGATTGATTTAAAGAttcgttcgtcacttgtttgtgcCTTTTGCTACTATGGTTGTTTTAGTTCTGCCTGTAGCATTTGAGTTGTGTTTTCAGTATGGCGTCAGTACGAAGACCCACACGCTTGATTGATCGTGaatactgatatatatatatagtaaccgGGCACTATACGATACTTTATTTTATTCAAATTTGATAGTAAATGACATTAATGTATTTACGAACGCCCTCATCCTTAGCTCAGCCCACTTAATGAGCCTGCTTTCGCGCTAATGTCTCTGaggtcatcatcattattatcatcataaCCGTAGCTGTAATCATGAGCGCCACCTGCAAACTGTGCTTAGTTCAACGCACGGGGTGATAACTTTTTACGTTTTCCTGTAATTTTCGAGAACCGCCTGTTGCAGACAACAAGCAAGCGTTGGATCAAAGAAAGTTTCGCATTGTACCAGCTTTCACACGGCGTAGGACCTgcgtagtttcttttttttcttgttgttgacaaaaaaaaagacaatcaaGTGTATACAGACAAATACAGACAAATGACAAATACAAACAATACAGACAAATGTGTATTTAGTCTTTCGGTGTGCGAGCGGGTGAGTCGAAACACGACGAAAGGGTCGCCCGATGAAATAGCAGCCGTATCATTTAAGCCTTCGACGTGTGAATGGCTTAGAAAGTGCAGCTGTCGTCCAGCAGGGGGTAATGCTTGTCGCTGCCGCAGAGCAGGTTGAAAATGAACTGGCACGCAGGGTCGATCTGGCGCCCCCGGCTGGCCGGAACGAAAAGCGTGCAAGCGTCCTCTGCGattacaagaaaaaagaagaaaagtgcgATTTTTAGGTGCCAGAAAGTAAGATTAGTGGCGAATaaagaccgaccgaccgacctaTCGATCGATCGATTGTCCTCTTGCATCGATTGCTGCTGCGAAAGTATCGCTTGGTATCGTACATGCTTCCAAGGACCTGTGTTTCGAGGGCTCTGGAAATGCAGTAGTGCTCTGTGAGAATTTTTACCACTGACATATTGGGGTACGCATTATCATCCCTTCACAGTGTATCTTTTGCGTTTACGGTATACTTAAATGGTGATTGAAATAATTgtattacatatacattttacggaCTTTCCAGACATTAAAGCGACTGTTTTTCAGGCTCCTTTACTGTCATGTAACAACCAATTAATTCTCTCGTAATTCCTTACTCCATTGTCACCTCATTAACTGTGGCCTGGCACTCTTTGGCCCTACTCGGGAGTTGCCCCTCAACACACCGAATTCAtcacgattgattgattgattgattgattgattgattgattgattttaacgCCTTAAAGCAACAGTGGAGCGAAGAGAGACGTTGTACTGGAGGGCTGCGGATTTATTTTGAGCCTCTGGGattttttaacgcgcacctacATATACCGTATAGACGGGGTGAAATGgctgcacccccaacttggcagcccaaaatttggggggggggggggggggggggaattgcgTAGAAGCAATGACGTTCGGTGTACCAATGCCGCGCTCgcgcatcggcgaattttcgcgcgctgcgtacttccgcgtgcTACCACTAGATGGCGACAGTCATGTAGTAGCGGCGCTTAGACTAGATCGAACGAAATGGTTCGGTCCCCTGTGGCCACACCTCGACgaaattgtgaaaaaaagaagtgcggcccttacacgagtctatacggtaagtagacgagtgttcttgcatttcgcatttcaatgtggccgccgcggtcgggaatcgaacccgcgaccggCAAATGAAAATAAAGGTATCacagaaaagggggggggggggggggttcgagaTTAATTCATATTTCTCTGGGTAATTGGTGTGCCCCGTGTTATAAAGGAGTCCGACGATTGTAATATTGCGTTAGTGGTGACGTCAGTTCCGTTGAGGATGTATAGGAGGTATATAACCAAAATTTTGTACGCCCTAAATCAGCCGGATGATGAAACCCGTAGGTTTTAGATAAAGTCTAGCGATGAAGAACCGGGCAAATGCTGCTGCAAAGCCAACGGGTACCTGAGTTACCAGGGGGCCGATTTCACGAAACTTTTAGTTCAGCTCTTCGTCATTCGCTGGTGAAGACAGTTTTGACAACTTGTCCCCTGGTTATTATGACCACCTGTTGGAAATATCTTTTGGTAGAATGTCTTCCTCGTCTGAATTAAGCGAAAATCTGCTCCACTTatcagaattcttttttttttggtgacgTCAGTAAAATGCACGTGCACCTATACAGCGGCTGTTGTGACAAGATGAAGTAAATGCATGCAAATGAGAGGCAATTGAGCTTTGTATAATTAGCGGCGAGGCAGGCAGGCCGCGGTAGTTACGGCCTGTAGGATAAGTTAATAGCGCTAACCAGACCATCACATCTTGCCGAAAAATTAGAGTTAGTATAGGACTGCACTCACCGCCGGCGTAAGGATTCCTGTACACCTTGCACTTGTCGCAATCGGAGTACACGCTGAACAGTTGGAGGTGAGATCCCTTTTCTGGCCCTGAGCACAAAGCGGCAGTATAGACAGTGAGCACAAACGCGCTCTGCTGAAGTGGACGCATGTAAACGAGCACGCTCTCACCCCGCCCCCTCCTTCCCCCACCACTACCCTTCACCGCACACACGCccaggcacacacgcacacatacacgtacacacacgtacacctgcgcgcacacacgcgcacacacccAACTAACAAATAAAAAATTTGATGTCATTACGGGCCTGCTGAGCGCCGTTCGTTCCTCTCGATACGTGCGAGAATTTTCCTTTTGCCTAATGCGTAATATATATCTTGTTATTACTACTTCTAGCCTGTCACCCGACAGTGCCAATTGGCCTGCTTTGTTCTCTCCGTTAACCCTGCTCCTGGATGTAGGATACTCCATCCTCTGTAAAGCTGCCGTTCCGAGATAATCAGAACGATATCGGCAAGAGTGGGGAACCTTGGGAAACTGATGTAGCCGCACGCCAGTGGTGTGATTCCGGCACTGAGGGAGCGAGGATCGCGGTGTTTCGGTGTCAGAACATCTCACGAGATTTCGTTTATCCCTTTGACAACGAGAAACACATTAAAAGCAGGTAAATGTCTCATTATGAGTATGGTAGTGCAAAGCAATGTGATGGGAAGGAAGTAAACAGGAAAGGCGTTAGAAGTTTTCTGTGTACCCTGCACTGGGAGCGAGGGGAATagacagagggagagagtgacaccGCTGTATTGAGTATAGTCATGACCCTGGCTACTTAACAGCCGCAAACATGTTTGTCGTAAACATAGGGTATGAAGACAGGTCCAGCTAAATATCTCATCGGCCCTAATCTGAGGCAAATTACTTGCGTCGAGTGTAGGACGTCGGAACATTTTTAATGAGTCTGGGAGAGCGTCGGACAGTTCTGCCGAAATCGGAGATGCTTTGCAACCATCTATATTTGaaaattgattaattgattgTTTGTTCGTaggcttgattgattgattgagcggTTCTGTTTAGCGTCCCTAGTAACACGGGCTttgagggacgccgtagtagAGACCTACGGGTCAATTTCGACTACCTGAGGTTTCTTGACATGCGCTTACATCGATTTATACGACTGTTCTCTGCATTCCACCTCCCTCGGAGCAGTCGCTCCAAGGCATTCGGTGCAGTGCAAGATCTGGGCCTTTGTCACCCGTGATTGGTGCTTACCGTCCAGGAAGGTGACGTTCAGCAGGTTCTTGTGGTGGTACCCTTCTGTGCTCATCAATGTAATCTTGTTTCTTCTGCGAAGACAACAAGAATATACCGTCTGAAAACCGCTATGACCCAGTAAACCTTGATGCGCAAAACAGCACAGTACAGCAACGGCTACAAGGTGTTTGTGTTTAAAAAAATGGTTAATAGTCGTCAAGAATATATGCTCTATCGCATTCAAACTCCGGAATAAGGGAGGTctgtgttcgaaaaaaaaattgttcccaGCACATCTGCTCTAATCACACGCGTATATTACACTGTATATATCGAACCGATATaaaacgaattattgtgtatgaCGAACAGCCGTAAAATCCCTTTGAAAATTTCCGTATACAATTTTTGTTTGATATATCGGAATACCTATATATCAACCTTTCTTGTGGTCCCCTTCAGATTAGATATATCCGGTTTCAACTGCATAAGTAAATGCATAACAGCGAGAAGTTTTTCACTGCGGCTTTCTCCATTGCCAAGGCGACCAAAAATCAAACCGAGCGTAAATGGTCGCTCACGCTTTTCCGGTGCGTCCGTACTCGACGACGTTCTCGGTGACGTCACCCTGGAGAGGAGACGTCTGCGTGACCCGGATGCACTTGGCGGTCCCGCCGATGTACGGGTCGCTCTCGAAGTTTCTCAGCACAGCAAACCACGGTGTCTCGTACGGGAAGCACTGCAAGAGCAGCAACACGCGAACCAGAGCCGAAGCCAAATGCGCGCAACAGCGCATATATTATACACTgtactacatacatacatggcCATAAGTATCTAGAACATCCgctgtagctcagtggctatcgcgttgccctgctgagcacgaggtcgagggttcgataccagctgcggaggccgcatttccgatgggggtgaaatgtacgtaaaagcgctcgtgtacttagatcagggtgcacgttaaagaacccccaagTGGTCAAGATTAGTATCCGTATACGGCATGcctgatcgtggttttggcacgtataacccaaCAATTAATTGACTGTCTCGGATAATAAGTCTTTGGGTGCATCTTAAAGAAAtctaagtggtcaaaattattcggaGCCCCTCACTATGGTTGTGCCCACCCCCTATTACTCGATGAACTTAATTTTGCCGTAAAGGACGTTGTGCATCGTGGAATGGTATCTGGCGTAGCGCACCAAAACACGAACACAAGAATAAACGAGAGACGGACACATGCGCTTGTGTCCGTCTGTCGTTTGTTCTTGTGTCCGGGTTTCGCTGTGCTATGCCAGATATACCATTCCACGATGACCAGCCAGCAAGCCCATTACGCCACCCTCGTTGTGGATCAACCTGCATGCGAGCTCTAACGTCTAAGCCACATTGTATACGCACAAATACGCGGCCCATTATTAGCAGAAAAAACGGTGTCCAAACATATACGCGTAGTATACCATCGGATAGAAAAATGAGGGTGCCAAGTGTACCTTGCGTTCATCTTGAAATTCGCCCAGATCCGGCCTGCGCTCGGGGTGTAGTGCGTTGGCAGCAACCGCGAGAAAGCCGAGCCCGAGGGCGAAGCCTAACGACATGGTTC harbors:
- the LOC125947371 gene encoding uncharacterized protein LOC125947371, whose protein sequence is MSLGFALGLGFLAVAANALHPERRPDLGEFQDERKCFPYETPWFAVLRNFESDPYIGGTAKCIRVTQTSPLQGDVTENVVEYGRTGKARNKITLMSTEGYHHKNLLNVTFLDGPEKGSHLQLFSVYSDCDKCKVYRNPYAGEDACTLFVPASRGRQIDPACQFIFNLLCGSDKHYPLLDDSCTF